In a genomic window of Streptomyces pristinaespiralis:
- a CDS encoding single-stranded DNA-binding protein gives MNDTMVTVVGNVATNVEYRETATGGMARFRFAVPSRRWDRRAGNWTDGPTSFYTVFAWRSLAQNLAGSVSVGEPLLVHGRLKVREEESDGRRRTFVDIDALAVGHDLTRGTSAFRRVVKSRDLDERSAAAVGAPPPRAGAGEAVETGVPVVAVP, from the coding sequence ATGAACGACACCATGGTGACGGTGGTGGGGAATGTCGCCACGAATGTGGAGTACCGGGAAACGGCCACGGGCGGGATGGCGCGATTCCGTTTCGCCGTTCCCTCGCGGCGCTGGGATCGCCGGGCCGGTAACTGGACGGACGGGCCGACAAGCTTCTACACCGTCTTCGCCTGGCGTTCGCTCGCGCAGAATCTGGCCGGTTCCGTTTCGGTGGGGGAACCGCTTCTCGTGCACGGCCGGCTGAAGGTGCGTGAGGAGGAGAGCGACGGCCGGCGGCGGACGTTCGTGGACATCGACGCGCTGGCGGTGGGACACGACCTGACCCGCGGTACCTCGGCGTTCCGGCGGGTGGTCAAGAGCCGGGATCTTGACGAGCGGTCCGCGGCGGCCGTGGGGGCGCCGCCGCCACGGGCGGGCGCGGGGGAGGCCGTGGAGACGGGAGTGCCCGTTGTCGCCGTCCCCTGA
- a CDS encoding dynamin family protein: protein MDARPQLIDALSALRDRVAAVRLPLPLAGAPRARQTRSELLAQLDDYLVPRLKDPEAPLLAVIGGSTGAGKSTLVNSLVGRRVSEAGVLRPTTRTPVLVCHPDDHHWFAGMRVLPELTRVWMPPQEDGEEEHLLPARAGGRTAGGRNGGGRAAEEKALRIETASLLPRGLALLDAPDIDSLVVENRLLAGELLCAADVWVMVTTASRYADAVPWHLLRTAKEYNATLVTVLDRVPHQVVEEVSRQYAALLTKAGLGDVPRFTIPELPESAGGANGLLPNTAVAGLFSWLAHRAQDPAARQQALSRTAGGVIDSLNMRMPELASAVAAQYAAAVRLTSAVEEAYEAERDRVRRQLRAGAVLAGDARTRWRGYPRDSSAAELLDSLVASLSALLQCAVAAADEQVENAWRREPAAAGVVRSGRRDLEAGERIGMAVRRWRRVLEELAEEEVRGMERNAAPDPETVAALLATSLLGGRRARGAGERLAERIGAQSALRLRDKGGELATTYIDDVLNSERERRLAPLDVLEVSPEPQAELIAALSLLQKER, encoded by the coding sequence TTGGATGCACGGCCTCAGCTGATCGACGCACTTTCCGCCCTGCGCGACCGTGTCGCCGCCGTGCGTCTTCCACTTCCCCTCGCGGGCGCGCCCCGGGCCCGGCAGACGCGGTCCGAGCTGCTCGCCCAGCTCGACGACTATCTGGTGCCCCGTCTCAAAGATCCCGAAGCCCCCCTGCTCGCCGTGATCGGCGGGTCCACGGGCGCCGGGAAGTCCACCCTCGTCAACTCCCTTGTCGGACGACGGGTCAGCGAGGCGGGGGTGCTGCGGCCGACGACCCGTACGCCCGTGCTGGTGTGCCACCCCGACGACCATCACTGGTTCGCGGGAATGCGGGTGCTGCCGGAGCTCACGAGGGTCTGGATGCCCCCGCAGGAGGACGGCGAGGAGGAGCACCTGCTGCCCGCCAGGGCAGGCGGCCGTACCGCCGGCGGCCGTAACGGCGGCGGGCGGGCAGCGGAGGAGAAGGCGCTGCGGATCGAGACGGCCTCCCTGCTGCCCCGCGGCCTGGCCCTGCTCGACGCGCCCGACATCGACTCGCTGGTCGTCGAGAACCGGCTGCTGGCCGGGGAGTTGCTCTGTGCCGCCGATGTGTGGGTGATGGTGACGACGGCCTCCCGCTACGCCGACGCCGTCCCGTGGCACCTGCTGCGCACCGCCAAGGAGTACAACGCCACGCTGGTGACCGTGCTCGACCGGGTGCCGCACCAGGTGGTCGAGGAGGTGTCGCGCCAGTACGCGGCGCTGCTCACGAAGGCGGGCCTCGGCGACGTCCCCCGGTTCACGATCCCGGAGCTGCCCGAGTCGGCCGGCGGCGCGAACGGACTGCTGCCCAACACGGCCGTCGCCGGACTGTTCTCCTGGCTCGCCCACCGGGCCCAGGACCCGGCGGCGCGCCAGCAGGCCCTCAGCCGTACGGCAGGGGGCGTGATCGATTCGCTCAACATGCGGATGCCGGAGCTGGCGAGCGCGGTCGCGGCCCAGTACGCGGCGGCCGTACGGCTGACGAGCGCGGTCGAAGAGGCGTACGAGGCGGAGCGCGACCGGGTGCGCAGGCAGCTGCGGGCAGGCGCCGTACTGGCCGGCGACGCACGCACGCGCTGGCGCGGCTATCCGCGCGACAGCTCGGCCGCCGAGCTGCTGGACTCGCTCGTTGCCAGCCTGTCCGCGCTGCTGCAGTGCGCTGTCGCGGCCGCCGACGAACAGGTCGAGAACGCCTGGCGGCGTGAGCCCGCGGCCGCCGGGGTCGTCCGCAGCGGCCGGCGCGACCTGGAGGCCGGAGAGCGGATCGGGATGGCCGTGCGGCGCTGGCGGCGGGTCCTCGAGGAGCTGGCCGAGGAAGAGGTGCGGGGGATGGAACGCAACGCCGCGCCCGATCCCGAGACGGTGGCCGCACTGCTCGCGACCTCGCTGCTGGGCGGGCGGCGGGCGCGCGGCGCGGGCGAGCGGCTCGCCGAGCGGATCGGCGCACAGAGCGCGCTGCGGCTGCGCGACAAGGGCGGCGAGCTGGCGACGACGTACATCGACGACGTACTGAACAGCGAGCGGGAGCGGCGGCTGGCGCCCCTCGACGTGCTCGAGGTGAGCCCGGAGCCCCAGGCGGAGCTCATCGCCGCGCTGTCCCTACTGCAGAAGGAGAGGTGA
- a CDS encoding YfjP family GTPase — MTAITDDENETGGRWDDGLIARRVGQRNEDGTRNEDGTGEVGAEGEGDHIGDEQLPVGGTYGGPLRDRLSALRELLGLSQTRLDGKTLAEAGRVLDEAAARQRLSSRHTVVAIAGATGSGKSTLFNALAGVRIAETGLRRPTTSAPIACTWSEGAAGLLDRLAIPGRLRRKPLAGGDGDDQLQGLVLVDLPDHDSAVVRHREQVDRILALVDAVIWVVDPEKYADAALHERYLRPLAGHAEITFVVLNQIDRLPGEAADQVLDDLRRLLDEDGMAVGEHGEPGATVLAVSALTGEGVGELREMVGAFVQERSAAARRLSADVDAAAAKLRPVYVADGRTGLDERAREDFSARLAEAIGATAAGEAAEREWRRNAGRACGTPWLRLWRWYERKRMPGAAAVEPEVPVEEEPTARQRVEQAVRTVADEAARGLPAPWGQAVREAAVRGAQGLPEALDELAAREAAESKGRPLRPAWWPAAVLAQASMTLLQIFGGLWLVGQIVGVLEPGLIPPVLVMLAGIVGGPLVEWACAAATKGPARRYGQDARRRLQEAAAACGRAKVLDPVSAELMRYREVREQYATVSGSARPASSGPGALRGRVRSRIG, encoded by the coding sequence GTGACCGCCATCACCGACGACGAGAACGAGACCGGTGGCCGCTGGGACGACGGCCTGATCGCCCGCCGGGTCGGTCAGCGGAACGAGGACGGTACGCGGAACGAGGACGGCACGGGGGAGGTGGGGGCGGAGGGCGAAGGGGACCACATCGGCGACGAGCAGCTGCCCGTCGGAGGCACCTACGGCGGCCCCCTGCGGGACCGGCTCAGCGCCCTGCGCGAACTGCTCGGGCTCTCCCAGACCCGACTGGACGGGAAGACCCTCGCGGAGGCCGGCCGGGTCCTCGACGAGGCCGCCGCGCGCCAGCGGCTCTCCTCGCGCCACACCGTCGTGGCCATCGCCGGCGCGACGGGCAGCGGCAAGTCCACGCTGTTCAACGCGCTGGCGGGGGTGCGCATCGCGGAGACCGGGCTGCGCAGGCCCACCACGTCCGCGCCCATCGCCTGCACCTGGTCGGAGGGGGCGGCGGGGCTCCTCGACCGGCTCGCCATCCCCGGGAGGCTGCGGCGCAAGCCCCTCGCCGGCGGTGACGGCGACGACCAGCTGCAAGGGCTGGTGCTGGTGGACCTCCCCGACCACGACTCGGCCGTCGTACGGCACCGGGAGCAGGTGGACCGGATCCTGGCGCTGGTCGACGCGGTGATCTGGGTCGTGGACCCGGAGAAGTACGCCGACGCGGCGCTCCACGAGCGCTATCTGCGGCCACTGGCCGGTCATGCCGAGATCACCTTCGTCGTTCTCAACCAGATCGACAGGCTGCCCGGCGAGGCCGCCGACCAGGTCCTGGACGATCTGCGCCGACTGCTCGACGAGGACGGCATGGCGGTGGGGGAGCACGGCGAACCGGGCGCGACCGTCCTCGCGGTCTCCGCCCTGACGGGCGAGGGGGTGGGCGAACTGCGCGAGATGGTCGGCGCGTTCGTGCAGGAGCGCAGCGCGGCGGCGCGCAGGCTGTCGGCCGATGTCGACGCGGCGGCGGCGAAGCTGCGGCCCGTCTACGTCGCCGACGGCCGAACCGGCCTGGACGAGCGGGCCCGGGAGGACTTCTCGGCACGGCTCGCGGAGGCGATCGGCGCGACGGCGGCGGGTGAGGCCGCGGAGCGCGAGTGGCGCAGGAACGCGGGGCGCGCGTGCGGGACGCCGTGGCTGCGGCTGTGGCGCTGGTACGAGCGCAAGCGGATGCCCGGGGCGGCGGCCGTGGAGCCGGAGGTTCCCGTCGAGGAGGAGCCGACCGCACGGCAGCGGGTCGAGCAGGCGGTCCGCACGGTCGCCGACGAGGCCGCGCGCGGGCTGCCCGCCCCATGGGGCCAGGCGGTGCGCGAAGCGGCCGTGAGGGGCGCGCAGGGGCTTCCGGAGGCACTGGACGAGCTGGCGGCGCGTGAGGCGGCGGAGAGCAAGGGACGGCCCCTTCGCCCCGCATGGTGGCCGGCCGCGGTGCTCGCGCAGGCGTCGATGACGCTGCTGCAGATCTTCGGCGGGCTGTGGCTCGTGGGCCAGATCGTGGGCGTGCTGGAGCCGGGGCTCATTCCGCCGGTGCTGGTGATGCTCGCCGGCATCGTGGGCGGGCCACTGGTCGAGTGGGCGTGCGCGGCCGCGACGAAGGGCCCGGCGCGGCGGTACGGGCAGGACGCACGGCGCCGCCTCCAGGAGGCGGCGGCCGCCTGCGGGCGCGCGAAGGTGCTCGATCCGGTGTCGGCCGAGCTGATGCGGTACCGGGAGGTGCGGGAGCAGTACGCGACGGTCTCGGGGTCGGCGAGGCCCGCCTCGTCCGGGCCGGGCGCGCTGCGGGGACGGGTGCGTTCCCGGATCGGGTGA
- a CDS encoding TerD family protein, translated as MTLAAADLDVSNLPAYAHDWALVDVETSGLVARRDRVLSVAVVTVGPDGAQTGEFSTLLDPGCDPGPVHVHGLTAERLHGAPAFEEVAQRISQMLEGRVLVAHNAQFDYDFLAHEFARAGVSLPVARRLCTLALNRRVDPPTQDLRLGTLAAHYGVPQLRAHDALDDTRVLAGVLRASLREAARLDLRLPFVACPPRQDARFTPSPPKTPCAYRNPGRMAMGGPLVQGMKIAVTGPTAMSRPELVARAVAAGLNVMGSVSRHTGVLVTNDRSSGSAKARRAVAEGVPVIDEQEFLRLLEDVRPGTAHETSTDAAPETAVLVTAAPPASVPVAATPVTETASAAPGPAARRSTPAAPVPAVPAAPVPAVPAARKPAATAPAPTEPVPAAREAAPARPLRGRRVLVLGGSHPEAASARARVVELGGAAAINLSSGVTDVVLLAGAEADRRMRRIATLLIPAYEEAWLDAPVVAPVPDWSERRQGPQVLPRGGVVDLPDRRAGSLWSVSATWAQQTTCEIDLVAFLVDEDDQVTCDEHFVFYGAPESPDGAVRLLTDGPTEQTVTADLGALPPAVRRVVVAAAIDGTPTFGDVGAVQVTTGPGGSAAPLAQAALDAATTERTLLLAELYRRGPLWRFRAVGQGYDHGLAALARGYGVDVAD; from the coding sequence ATGACTCTCGCCGCTGCGGATCTCGATGTGTCCAACTTGCCCGCATACGCCCATGATTGGGCGCTTGTCGACGTGGAGACCTCGGGTCTCGTCGCGCGGCGGGACCGGGTTCTGTCCGTCGCCGTGGTGACCGTCGGGCCGGACGGCGCGCAGACCGGGGAGTTCTCCACGCTGCTGGATCCGGGATGTGATCCGGGGCCGGTCCACGTCCACGGGCTGACGGCCGAACGGCTGCACGGGGCACCGGCGTTCGAGGAGGTCGCGCAGCGGATCTCGCAGATGCTCGAGGGGCGGGTGCTCGTCGCCCACAACGCGCAGTTCGACTACGACTTCCTCGCTCACGAGTTCGCCCGCGCCGGCGTGTCGCTGCCGGTCGCCAGGCGGCTGTGCACTCTGGCGCTGAACCGGCGGGTCGATCCGCCGACGCAGGATCTACGGCTCGGGACGCTGGCCGCCCACTACGGCGTCCCCCAACTGCGGGCCCACGACGCCTTGGACGACACGCGCGTGCTGGCCGGCGTGCTGCGCGCGTCCCTCCGGGAGGCGGCGCGGCTGGACCTGCGACTGCCGTTCGTCGCCTGCCCGCCCCGGCAGGACGCGCGGTTCACTCCGAGCCCGCCCAAGACGCCCTGCGCCTACCGCAATCCGGGGCGGATGGCCATGGGCGGCCCGCTCGTGCAGGGCATGAAGATCGCCGTCACGGGCCCGACGGCAATGTCCCGCCCCGAGCTGGTCGCCAGGGCCGTGGCCGCCGGGCTCAATGTGATGGGCTCCGTCAGCCGGCACACCGGAGTTCTGGTCACGAACGACCGGTCCTCCGGTTCGGCGAAGGCCCGTCGGGCCGTCGCCGAGGGTGTGCCCGTCATCGACGAGCAGGAGTTCCTGAGGCTGCTCGAAGACGTTCGGCCGGGCACGGCGCACGAGACGTCGACCGATGCCGCTCCCGAGACCGCCGTCCTGGTGACCGCCGCTCCCCCGGCCTCCGTCCCGGTGGCCGCAACTCCCGTGACCGAGACCGCGTCGGCCGCTCCGGGACCCGCCGCGCGCAGATCCACGCCCGCCGCGCCCGTCCCAGCGGTCCCCGCCGCGCCCGTCCCAGCGGTCCCGGCCGCGCGCAAGCCCGCTGCCACCGCGCCCGCTCCCACCGAACCCGTCCCCGCCGCGCGGGAGGCGGCCCCGGCCAGGCCGCTGCGCGGGCGGCGGGTGCTGGTGCTCGGCGGGTCGCACCCCGAGGCGGCATCCGCCCGTGCCCGTGTCGTCGAGCTCGGAGGCGCCGCTGCGATCAACCTTTCCTCCGGCGTCACCGACGTCGTCCTGCTGGCCGGCGCCGAGGCCGACCGCCGGATGCGGCGGATCGCGACGCTCCTGATCCCGGCGTACGAGGAGGCGTGGCTGGACGCCCCCGTCGTAGCCCCCGTGCCCGACTGGAGCGAGCGGCGGCAGGGTCCGCAGGTGCTGCCGAGGGGAGGTGTCGTCGACCTGCCGGACCGCCGGGCCGGGTCCCTGTGGAGCGTCAGCGCCACCTGGGCGCAGCAGACGACCTGCGAGATCGACCTGGTCGCGTTCCTCGTCGACGAGGACGACCAGGTGACCTGCGACGAGCACTTCGTCTTCTACGGAGCGCCGGAAAGCCCGGACGGAGCCGTACGGTTGCTGACCGACGGTCCGACGGAGCAGACAGTCACCGCCGATCTCGGAGCGCTGCCGCCGGCGGTCAGGCGGGTCGTCGTCGCGGCGGCGATCGACGGCACGCCGACGTTCGGCGACGTCGGCGCCGTCCAGGTCACGACCGGCCCCGGCGGAAGCGCCGCTCCGCTCGCGCAGGCCGCCCTCGACGCCGCCACCACGGAGCGGACGCTGCTGCTCGCCGAGCTCTACCGCCGCGGGCCGCTGTGGCGCTTCCGGGCCGTGGGCCAGGGCTACGACCACGGGCTGGCGGCGCTGGCCCGCGGCTACGGGGTCGATGTCGCGGACTGA